A DNA window from Candidatus Aminicenantes bacterium contains the following coding sequences:
- a CDS encoding aminoglycoside phosphotransferase family protein, giving the protein MAENNIGHEGFAFDLAQLTANFSIQGAFAGGHSYGSGHIHDTFLIRNAQSGCPDYILQRINRGVFADVPRLMENIVRVTAHLRAKSGADPGCDVLTVIPARDGRSFHEDRDGGCWRMYVFIDRHRSFDRVDSAELACAGGRHFGRFLRLLADFPAPPPHETIRGFHNLETHLQRFSDCRQEDPCRRARQVAAETDFIQARAEAMKRILHLGQAGRIPLRITHNDTKFNNILFAEQGGGACIIDLDTVMPGYVHYDFGDAVRSGCNRAGEDEPDLERVGLDIDLFKGFARGFLSSLRDCLTAEEIAHLAFSAKLFAYMIGLRFLSDFLAGDRYFKSRYPGHNLQRARVQFRLLGSMERQSGQMEDIVHGLGEAESPGK; this is encoded by the coding sequence ATGGCGGAAAACAACATTGGGCATGAAGGATTTGCTTTTGACTTGGCGCAGCTGACGGCCAATTTCTCCATCCAGGGGGCCTTTGCCGGCGGCCACTCCTACGGTTCGGGGCATATCCACGATACCTTCCTCATCCGCAACGCCCAAAGCGGCTGCCCCGACTACATCCTGCAACGCATCAACCGCGGCGTGTTCGCAGACGTGCCGCGGCTGATGGAGAATATTGTCAGGGTCACCGCCCATCTCCGCGCCAAGTCGGGCGCCGATCCCGGCTGCGATGTGCTCACGGTGATCCCGGCCCGGGACGGCCGCTCATTCCATGAGGACAGGGACGGCGGCTGCTGGCGCATGTACGTTTTCATCGACCGCCACCGCTCGTTCGATCGCGTCGACAGCGCGGAGCTGGCCTGCGCCGGCGGCAGGCACTTCGGGCGTTTTTTGCGGTTGCTGGCCGATTTCCCCGCTCCGCCGCCCCATGAAACCATTCGCGGTTTTCACAACCTGGAAACCCATCTGCAGAGGTTCTCAGATTGCCGGCAGGAGGATCCCTGCCGCCGGGCCCGGCAAGTCGCCGCTGAGACCGACTTCATCCAGGCGCGGGCGGAAGCCATGAAACGGATCCTGCACCTGGGGCAGGCCGGGCGCATCCCGCTGCGCATCACCCACAACGACACCAAGTTCAACAACATCCTGTTTGCCGAGCAGGGCGGGGGAGCCTGCATCATCGACCTGGACACGGTCATGCCCGGTTATGTGCATTACGATTTCGGCGACGCCGTGCGCAGCGGCTGCAACCGCGCCGGCGAGGATGAACCCGACCTGGAACGGGTAGGACTGGACATCGATCTTTTCAAGGGCTTTGCCCGGGGTTTTCTTTCGTCACTGCGCGACTGCCTCACGGCGGAAGAAATCGCGCACCTGGCCTTTTCGGCCAAGTTGTTCGCTTATATGATCGGCCTGCGTTTCCTCAGCGATTTCCTGGCCGGCGACCGCTATTTTAAAAGCCGCTATCCCGGGCACAACCTGCAGCGGGCGCGGGTGCAGTTCCGGCTGCTGGGAAGCATGGAAAGGCAATCGGGGCAGATGGAGGATATCGTCCACGGTCTGGGTGAAGCAGAATCGCCGGGGAAATAA
- a CDS encoding glycosyltransferase family 4 protein, with translation MSHLRKIIPGPLRRKTKKLLARLEPRAMVPAEAVRTIGICLPQVPFVHGGAEIHALALRDQLRQRGFQADLITVPYKWYPREQIENSIHLWQQLDLSEADGRPIDLLITTKFPSYFAPHPNKVLWLIHQFRQVYDLYGTPYSDFDPSDRWDEKIRRQINKLDREAIQGHRRLFSNSRNTAERLRRFNGLSATALYHPPKLHPRYRHERYGDFILSVGRLDKMKRIDWLIRSLRFCPANMRCLIAGAGPELNKLEALARESGVADRVEFLGYVDDQRLLQLYAECFAVYYAPFDEDYGYVTLEAFFSQKPVLSAVDSGGTLEFVVDGQNGFIIEPNNEQRLAEGITLLFNDRERCRAFGLDGLDRVKGISWDHAIRELLGLQP, from the coding sequence ATGAGCCATCTCCGCAAAATCATTCCCGGCCCCCTGCGCCGGAAAACAAAAAAACTGCTGGCCAGACTTGAACCCCGGGCAATGGTTCCGGCCGAAGCCGTCCGCACCATTGGCATCTGCCTGCCGCAGGTGCCCTTTGTCCATGGCGGCGCTGAAATCCATGCCCTGGCGCTGCGCGATCAGCTGCGCCAGCGCGGCTTTCAGGCCGACCTGATCACCGTCCCCTACAAGTGGTACCCGCGCGAACAGATAGAGAACAGCATCCACCTGTGGCAGCAGCTGGACCTGAGCGAAGCCGACGGCCGGCCGATCGACCTGCTGATCACCACCAAGTTTCCATCCTATTTCGCCCCCCACCCCAACAAGGTGCTCTGGCTGATCCACCAGTTCCGCCAGGTTTACGACCTGTACGGAACCCCCTACTCCGATTTTGATCCCAGCGACCGCTGGGATGAAAAAATACGCAGGCAGATCAACAAGCTGGATCGGGAAGCGATTCAGGGGCACCGGCGCCTGTTCAGCAACTCGCGCAACACCGCCGAGCGTCTGCGCAGGTTCAACGGCTTGTCGGCGACCGCCCTATATCACCCGCCGAAGCTGCATCCGCGCTATCGCCATGAACGCTACGGCGATTTCATCCTGTCGGTGGGCAGGCTGGACAAGATGAAGCGCATCGACTGGCTGATCCGCTCGCTGCGCTTCTGCCCGGCAAACATGCGCTGCCTGATCGCCGGCGCCGGACCCGAGTTGAACAAGCTCGAAGCGCTGGCCCGGGAAAGCGGCGTCGCTGACCGCGTCGAGTTTCTCGGCTACGTCGACGATCAGCGCCTGCTGCAGCTGTACGCCGAGTGTTTCGCCGTTTATTACGCCCCTTTCGACGAGGACTACGGTTACGTGACTCTCGAGGCGTTCTTCTCGCAGAAACCGGTTTTGAGCGCCGTCGATTCGGGCGGCACCCTGGAGTTTGTCGTGGACGGGCAAAACGGCTTCATCATTGAACCTAACAACGAACAACGGCTGGCCGAAGGGATCACCCTCCTGTTCAACGACCGCGAGCGCTGCCGCGCTTTCGGCCTCGACGGGCTGGACCGGGTCAAGGGCATCTCCTGGGACCATGCCATCCGGGAGCTGCTGGGGCTGCAGCCATGA